From the Ciona intestinalis chromosome 2, KH, whole genome shotgun sequence genome, one window contains:
- the LOC100180073 gene encoding actin-related protein 6-like: protein MSLDNTIVLDNGASSLKIGKTNTEISIFPNSIFRSKSERRKNFISNQIDACKDYSSLFYVLPFQKGYLLNWDVQRQVWDHVFGKDVLNLKCNESNIVITEPHFNFASIQEAINEIFFEEYEFQSILRTNSSTLSSHKYAADNPGEDCCLVVDCGYSFTHIVPYHKNNKIPEAVCRIDVGGKLLTNHLKEIISYRQLQVMDETYVMNQVKEDACYVSMNFNDDMKTCKLKGKDNTVLRDYVLPDYTQIKRGYIKKPDSVSTKSQEQMIRLTVERFGVPEILFHPWDVGIPQMGLAEAIMHSVSKCPQDTQPHMLRNIVLTGGSCKFPNFKERLEREIRCLAPDHLDIYVTLPHNPITYSCEGGLHWSKTNEIREHWLTLEEYQEGGQAACARQFYDI, encoded by the exons ATGAGTCTTGATAACACCATTGTGTTGGACAATGGGGCGAGTTCTTTAAAAATTGGGAAGACAAACACAGAAATAAG CATTTTCCCGAACAGTATCTTTCGTTCTAAAAGTGAGAGAAGAAAGAATTTCATTTCGAATCAAATTGATGCATGTAAAGATTACTCAAGTCTCTTCTATGTCCTTCCATTCCAAAAAGGATATCTTTTAAATTGGGATGTTCAGCGACAAGTGTGGGACCACGTGTTTGgaaaagatgttttaaat ttaaaatgCAACGAATCCAACATTGTAATCACGGAGCCTCACTTCAACTTTGCCTCCATACAAGAAGCAattaatgaaatattctttgaAGAATACGAATTTCAAAGCATTCTAAGAACCAACTCAAGTACTTTATCATCTCATAAA TATGCAGCAGACAATCCTGGAGAAGATTGTTGTTTAGTTGTTGATTGTGGATATTCATTCACTCATATTGTTCCTtatcataaaaacaacaaaattcctGAAGCAGTTTGCAG AATTGACGTTGGTGGTAAATTGTTGACAAATCACCTGAAAGAAATCATCTCCTATCGTCAACTACAAGTCATGGATGAAACATATGTTATGAACCAG GTGAAGGAAGACGCATGTTATGTTAGCATGAATTTCAACGATGACATGAAAACTTGTAAACTCAAGGGTAAAGACAACACTGTGTTGCGAGATTATGTTTTACCAGAttatacacaaataaaacgAGGATATATTAAA AAGCCAGACTCCGTATCAACCAAATCACAAGAACAAATGATCCGATTAACAGTGGAAAGGTTCGGGGTCCCAGAGATTCTATTTCACCCCTGGGATGTGGGAATTCCCCAGATGGGGTTAGCAGAAGCGATCATGCACTCTGTATCGAAATGTCCCCAAG ACACCCAACCTCACATGTTGCGTAACATTGTACTCACTGGTGGAAGTTGTAAGTTTCCTAACTTCAAGGAAAGATTGGAGAGAGAGATCCGATGTTTGGCACCCGACCATCTGGATATCTATGTTACTTTGCCACACAA CCCGATAACATATTCATGTGAGGGGGGATTGCATTGGTCGAAAACTAACGAGATTCGTGAACATTGGTTGACGTTGGAGGAATATCAAGAGGGAGGCCAAGCAGCTTGTGCTAGGCAGTTTTATGATATATGA
- the LOC100185594 gene encoding spermatogenesis-associated protein 21-like, whose translation MDLVPGKTKVRKQASVCKNHTVDVFSSRPQTKQVKFPQIEKNGANGKPEMTLDPTRLSSASKLLTKKQQCAFFEAFEFFDHRRNGRISSEEFVETLRRVGVPVNEKVVYDLIVAQDENGNGEMDFEEYLNFMTNEDIFMSLIGGNQEPGKPDDKDVLMYQVMSKFIKRSELSESQRMEIVGYYTRKLRKAAKKHILMHAAHVVHHYANGARSLGLTEKEIFNQIETIKQLAQNEGDEKKKNSPYAHPIQLILTPISITKSNRNKLTQPGWNTPQISAYGVRLPRINVSESKTFENVHDIRKKVETVKEDYYWDLSKAQRKNFNSLLKDLHIRNIPTNRLQTMMKGIFDVYTASRLTGCRGRHGVTAKTNSGKKDFYSSRSHLKAPHNSTTQSSKPRFVSAGI comes from the exons ATGGATTTAGTGCCCGGCAAAACGAAAGTTCGTAAGCAAGCTTCGGTTTGCAAGAATCACACAGTTGATGTGTTTTCTAgcag AccacaaacaaaacaagtgAAGTTTCCTCAAATTGAGAAAAATGGAGCAAACGGGAAACCTGAGATGACTTTGGATCCAACCCGATTAAGTTCAGCGAGTAAACTACTCACGAAGAAACAACAATGTGCTTTCTTCGAAGCGTTTGAA ttttttgatcATCGTCGAAACGGTCGAATCAGCAGTGAGGAATTCGTTGAAACGCTTCGTCGAGTAGGAGTTCCCGTCAACGAGAAAGTGGTTTATGACCTCATAGTTGCTCAG GATGAGAATGGAAATGGAGAAATGGATTTTGAGGAATATTTGAACTTTATGACGAATGAAGATATTTTTATGTCACTTATCGGTGGGAACCAGGAACCTGGAAAACCTGATGATAAAGATGTTCTCATGTATCAG GTGATGTCTAAGTTCATCAAACGTAGCGAACTCTCTGAATCACAAAGGATGGAAATTGTTGGATATTATACAAGGAAGTTGAGAAAAGCTGCCAAGAAGCATATCCTCATGCACGCTGCCCATGTCGTGCATCATTATGctaatg GTGCTAGATCACTTGGTTTGACAGAGAAAGAGATTTTTAATCAGATCGAAACAATTAAGCAACTCGCACAAAATGAAGGAGATGAGAAAAAGAAGAACAGTCCGTACGCTCATCCTATTCAACTTATTTTGACACCAATAT CCATCACAAAGTCAAATCGAAACAAGTTAACACAGCCTGGTTGGAACACACCACAGATATCAGCTTATGGTGTTCGGCTGCCTAGGATTAATGTATCAGAATCAAAAACCTTTGAAAACGTTCACGATATTCGGAAAAAAGTAGAAACTGTTAAGGAGGATTATTACTG GGATCTCTCAAAAGCTCAgcgtaaaaactttaattctttgttaaaagaCCTTCATATTCGAAACATACCAACAAACAGACTTCAAACTATGATGAAAGGAATATTTGATGTTTATACTGCAAGTAGATTAACTG GTTGCCGAGGAAGACATGGTGTTACAGCGAAAACCAATTCCGGAAAAAAGGATTTTTACAGCAGTCGTAGTCACCTTAAAGCTCCACATAACAGCACTACCCAATCCTCCAAACCAAGATTTGTCAGCGCTGGCATTTAA
- the LOC100183233 gene encoding ATP-dependent (S)-NAD(P)H-hydrate dehydratase isoform X1 has protein sequence MSTILFYTRALIIGATKSQGVFGKTGSLVANISSNRGIISIVPRTNQPQKLLKMQEEENSLLEEARKVVPALSFGKHKGQAGRVGVIGGSEEYTGAPYFAAISAMKAGADLAHVFCSKSASTVIKSYSPELIVHPLLDVPNAVTLLDEWLPRIHSHVIGPGLGRVDATLNTVKEILIKLKKQEIPIVIDADGLFLITRDPSIIHGYTKAILTPNVVEFQRLSKAMNLNWESKDLNGSIMETVDLSKALGGVTIVRKGEVDIVAAGDEVVTMDEIGSPRRCGGQGDLLSGVMALFSYWTHNSTCTPPPTLLAGYAACFLTKRCANQAFQKHGRSTATTDLISEINSVFVNNFENPTDPKS, from the exons ATGAGCACAATTTTGTTCTATACTCGTGCGTTGATAATTGGGGCAACGAAAAGTCAAGGTGTTTTCGGAAAAACTGGCTCTTTAGTCGCAAATATTTCAAGTAACAG AGGAATTATAAGCATTGTTCCACGAACAAACCAACCAcagaaacttttaaaaatgcaagaaGAAGAGAATTCTTTACTGGAAGAAGCAAGAAAAGTTGTTCCTGCTTTATCGTTTGGGAAACACAAAGGACAAGCTGGTCGTGTTGGGGTTATTGGTGGCAGTGAAGA ATATACCGGCGCTCCGTACTTTGCTGCTATCAGTGCAATGAAAGCA GGTGCCGACCTTGCTCATGTGTTTTGTTCCAAATCAGCTTCTACAGTCATTAAATCTTACAGTCCAGAACTAATAGTTCATCCTTTACt AGACGTACCTAATGCTGTCACATTATTGGATGAATGGTTGCCAAGAATACACTCGCATGTGATTGGTCCAGGTCTGGGCAGAGTGGATGCAACACTTAACACAGtgaaagaaattttaattaaactgaaaaaacaagaaattccAATAGTTATAGACGCT GACGGGTTGTTTCTGATCACAAGAGACCCAAGCATAATACATGGATACACAAAAGCTATTCTTACACCTAATGTTGTGGAGTTTCAAAGATTATCAAAAGCTATG AACTTAAATTGGGAAAGTAAGGACTTGAACGGATCGATCATGGAAACTGTGGATTTAAGTAAAGCATTGGGAGGTGTAACTATTGTTAGGAAGGGTGAGGTTGACATTGTCGCGGCAGGAGATGAAG TTGTAACGATGGATGAGATAGGCAGTCCACGTAGATGTGGAGGGCAGGGAGATCTTTTATCAGGAGTTATGGCTTTGTTTTCATATTGGACACACAACAG TACCTGCACCCCTCCACCCACCTTACTTGCTGGTTATGCTGCTTGTTTCCTCACGAAACGCTGCGCAAATCAAGCGTTTCAAAAACATGGTCGCTCCACAGCTACAACTGACTTGATTTCAGAAATAAATTCAGTTTTCGTGAATAATTTCGAGAACCCAACAGATCCTAAATCATAG
- the LOC100183233 gene encoding ATP-dependent (S)-NAD(P)H-hydrate dehydratase isoform X2: MQEEENSLLEEARKVVPALSFGKHKGQAGRVGVIGGSEEYTGAPYFAAISAMKAGADLAHVFCSKSASTVIKSYSPELIVHPLLDVPNAVTLLDEWLPRIHSHVIGPGLGRVDATLNTVKEILIKLKKQEIPIVIDADGLFLITRDPSIIHGYTKAILTPNVVEFQRLSKAMNLNWESKDLNGSIMETVDLSKALGGVTIVRKGEVDIVAAGDEVVTMDEIGSPRRCGGQGDLLSGVMALFSYWTHNSTCTPPPTLLAGYAACFLTKRCANQAFQKHGRSTATTDLISEINSVFVNNFENPTDPKS, translated from the exons atgcaagaaGAAGAGAATTCTTTACTGGAAGAAGCAAGAAAAGTTGTTCCTGCTTTATCGTTTGGGAAACACAAAGGACAAGCTGGTCGTGTTGGGGTTATTGGTGGCAGTGAAGA ATATACCGGCGCTCCGTACTTTGCTGCTATCAGTGCAATGAAAGCA GGTGCCGACCTTGCTCATGTGTTTTGTTCCAAATCAGCTTCTACAGTCATTAAATCTTACAGTCCAGAACTAATAGTTCATCCTTTACt AGACGTACCTAATGCTGTCACATTATTGGATGAATGGTTGCCAAGAATACACTCGCATGTGATTGGTCCAGGTCTGGGCAGAGTGGATGCAACACTTAACACAGtgaaagaaattttaattaaactgaaaaaacaagaaattccAATAGTTATAGACGCT GACGGGTTGTTTCTGATCACAAGAGACCCAAGCATAATACATGGATACACAAAAGCTATTCTTACACCTAATGTTGTGGAGTTTCAAAGATTATCAAAAGCTATG AACTTAAATTGGGAAAGTAAGGACTTGAACGGATCGATCATGGAAACTGTGGATTTAAGTAAAGCATTGGGAGGTGTAACTATTGTTAGGAAGGGTGAGGTTGACATTGTCGCGGCAGGAGATGAAG TTGTAACGATGGATGAGATAGGCAGTCCACGTAGATGTGGAGGGCAGGGAGATCTTTTATCAGGAGTTATGGCTTTGTTTTCATATTGGACACACAACAG TACCTGCACCCCTCCACCCACCTTACTTGCTGGTTATGCTGCTTGTTTCCTCACGAAACGCTGCGCAAATCAAGCGTTTCAAAAACATGGTCGCTCCACAGCTACAACTGACTTGATTTCAGAAATAAATTCAGTTTTCGTGAATAATTTCGAGAACCCAACAGATCCTAAATCATAG